A segment of the Lolium perenne isolate Kyuss_39 chromosome 3, Kyuss_2.0, whole genome shotgun sequence genome:
ACACATGTGTGGTAACGAGTTAGGGATTATGGTTGGGGTCAGGGGCTGGATGGCAGTGGTGGTCGGCGGGGTTTATGAGGAAGCGGCAATCCCCGCGACCAAGCCACCGGAGTCGCAATTTCTTGAGGTTGCGATCATGGCTATCATGTCTCAATCAAATGGTGCAACAAAAATCTATCCGGTCTGTCAAAATCAGTCACTCCCATTTTCATATTTCATCATGTTGTCATTTCAAAGATAATTTCTCTTTTTTGAGATCTGAATTCTCCTCTAACACACGCTAAACCTACATAATCAACGAAATTGATAGGTCCACACATCTTGTCATCACAAAGATAAGTGAACCAGCAAATCATTTTTGAAGGATAATGGTCACCCTCATGCAGGCATCTCTAGTTTCAGACGTACAGAGGTCAGCAGAGTCTGTTCACCATCTTCTTCCTGATCAGTTAATCTGCCGCTGTCAGAAGCTATAGCAAGGCAGAATACAGGAGCTACATTTCTTCTTTTTTTCAAACGATGCAGGAGCTACAGTTCATACCATACTTTGCTGAAACTTGTGGGCAAAGCAACTTGGTGTTGAAATCCAATGATTAGGAGTCAACCGTGACATTTTCTACTATTCATTTCTGTCCTATGAATGGTTGGCCGGATGGCCACCATAAAGATAATAGACTGAACTTCGTCAGGTTGCTCGGGGTTGAGTCATTTTGTACCGACTTTAGTACTAAAAAAGAGGTGGATTTGGTAACCAACATTACATTGCAGGTGTCAACATTTGTTCCAACAAATCTTCCGAATCGGCAATGGCACCGTATGTGATTGCTCAGTCCGGTTCTACACGCCACGTTCCATCTCTTGCTTTTGCAAAACGAACGAGTCAACTTGGAAGCTAAGACTGTACGAGTACAACACCTCAGCTGCCGTAAAATGTGTTCTCAACTCCTCTACATCCAACGTTTCCTTTCAAATTAGGTATTCATTTACGTATACAGAAAAAAAACGGAATTCTGTTGAATTCTTTCAGGAAACACCTAATTCAGCAGTTGACATGAATACTAAGCTCTGAACAATGACACTAGAAAAGCTCCAGGTTCCAACTTTACATAGGCCTTGCCTTGTGTCGTCGTGGACCGGCCATGAGGTAGGTTCGGCGACCTCGCCACTTCCGATGACTTCCACGACCACTCTACAAAGTAGTATCAGAGTATCTATCTATCTGGTGAGTTAGGAATGGCAGGTGGGAACAACAAAATTGCACAAAAATACCAACTCCGATCCGCCCCTGAAGCTCTAACCTATTGGAGAAAATTTTCTGATGAGTAGCTGGACATGCAATCATCTGTGAGAGCGCCACTTGATGATTGTGTCTAATTTGTTTTTGGCCCTGCTGCATGTGcctgatttttttttggcaagAGCTTCGGAGGTTGGAGGAAAATGGCATCATAGCCTGAACCATATTTTAGTGTGCAGGTTGGATAAGGCGTGCTCATTGTCTTCTAACCACAACTGCAAATGCACTTTTGGTATATCAAGTTGCAAATCTATAATAATCTATCTAGTGGGTACTTGGGAATGAGTTGATCTTATTTTTCTGCATTGAAGATTGAGTTTCCACTTGATTTTCGCTTTTTACTAGTTGTAAGATCGGTTTGGAAGGACCATCTCAAGAAATTAGGGGCTACATAGCCAAAAAAAAAGATGTTACTAATATGAATAATTCATACGTCAATGAATTGATCGATTCATTGGCATTTCAAAACAGAAAGAATCCATTGGCTTATCGATTGATCTACAAATTGATAAGATCGAGTGTCGAATTACTAAGATTGATCGATCGGGTATCCACTGACAAGTTGACTAAGAATCGGTGATTAGGACGATGTCGACTAAGAATGGGTGATTAGGACGATGTCGTAACTCGGTCTTCTTCTGATGGTGCGATTCCATTCCTAATGACAGATTGGAGACTAGAGTGATGGTTTGTTGGCTTCGGCCTTCAGGAATCGGGACAATTCAAAGGCTTGTTTTAAATTgaggaaacaaaaaaaaaaacatatacATTTTTCGTTAATCTCTCTTTAAAAGGACGAGCACATGAATTTTACAATCTATTTGGACATTTGTATTCAAATGTGAATGCATGAAGGACGACACTAGTCGCATAATTAATAACACCCTGATTATACTATAAAACATGGTTTGGCTTTAATTTAACCATATTTATGAGATTTCCAGTGAACCAAACATCCAAGTTCACAAAAATGCTATTTCTCTGATTCTCTGTTTTGCATACCTTTCTGCCATACTTCTATCTTTTTTCAATTCGTGCAATCTTGTACTTTTTCTTGTGTTAATTACATGCAACCCTGTCcttttttcgcaaaaaaaaaacttgacaCTACAGTGCCTAGGCTGCGTTGTAGGAGTATGTGCAGATGGGCCCCACATAGCATTGAGTGCAGAGTAGGAAGAATGGTAGCCTTGCCTTACACGTATCACGGCGCTCACCTTTCTCCCTCACCCGACTTGACTCCTCACCGGCTTTCCCCGCCAGATCTCGCTTAATTCCCCAACCATACCTAACCGCCGGCGGCCGCCATGATGGCCGCCGAGTCGTCGGCGACGGACAACCACCCCGCCGACGAGCACCTCGAGACCCTCGCCTTCGATTCCTCATCCCCCGCCCCGGCCGCCGCTTCTACAGACCCCCTGCTCCACCCTCCTCCCTCGCCTTCGTCCACCTCCCCCGCAGCCGCGAACCACGACGCGTTCGTCCACGAGGACGGCGAGGCCGACTTCGTCCCCGTCCTCCCCACCCCCGACGCCCCGGCCATTCCCCGCGAGCCCTCGCCGGAGTTCTACCAGATCACCGTCTCCGATCCGCGGAAGCACGAGGAGGCCGCCACCGGCGCGGCGGGCGTCATCCCCGGCTCCGGcacctacttctcctacctcgtcaccACCCGGATCGCCGACGGCGGCAGGTTCTGCGTGCGGCGGCGCTTCCGCGACGTGGTGGCCCTCGCCGACCGCCTCCGAGCCACCCACCGCGGCCTCTTCGTCCCGGCGCGGCCCGAGAAGAGCATCGTCGAGGGCCACGTCATGCAGCGCCACGACTTCGTCAACCAGCGCTGCGTCCTGCTCCAGCGCTACCTCTGCCGCGTCGCCGCGCACCCCACGGTCGGCCGGAGCGCTGACTTCCATACCTTCCTCACTGAGCCTAGCGGTATCCCCACCTCCGAGGGCGAGTCACCGAGGTACAACCCTGCGACTGCTGCTGCCATGCCCACGGCTGTTACCACACCAACGACACCGGCAAAGGGGGGCGGGAGAGACTTTTTTGGCATGTTTAAGGACCTGAAGCAGACGGTGACGAatgggttgatggcggtgaggccGCCTCCGGTGGAGGAGGAGACTGACGCAAAGTTCCTCGCCCACAAGGCCAAGCTCGAGGAATTGCAGCAGCAGCTCACAGCGACATCTCTGCAGGTAACTGCGCACGTTTTTGGCTGGTTTAGTTACTCTTATGCGTAATTAATGTAGCTGTGACAGAGGCACATGATGAATGAAGGGATTAAATTATGCGTAATTATGTTAAGAAGAAGTTACATGCACTACTAGTATTTCATTTTGCAACTTGATGAAGTAATTGATATCACACATCAAGTTTCCAGTTCTATCCAGCATAACTATGCGTAATAATGCTAATGCAAGTCTTCTACATAATTTGTAGGCAGACTCCCTTGTTAAAGCTCGTGAAGATCTTAAAACATGTACAGCTCATTTGGGAATGACATTCCTCAAGCTGGCGAAATTTGAAAAAGACCAATCTACATGCACTTCGCAGAGAAGTCGAGCTGCGGATATTAGCCATTTTGCAAGTGCTGCTGTCAAAGTCAGCAGGTGTCAGGGAAGACTGGATGCTGAAATCGTGAAGCATCTGGTAAGTGGGGAGCTGGAACGAGAGAGACATTTTCTTGGATATAGGCCTTCTTGATTATTTTGTTTCTTGATCTGTAACCACTGTTCATGCTTTCGCAGGACACTATCCGTAAATACTTGGAGACGATGACTTCTGTTCACAATGCATTTACTGATCGCTCCAATGCGTTGCTTAATATCCAAAATCTATCATCAGATTTATTTACTTTGCACAGCCGGGTGGCAAAACTTGAATCTGTGTCATCAAGAGGAATTGATCAGGAAAGGTCAAGGTATCTGAAGGTTGCAGAACTGAAGGATACAATAAGAACAGCTGAAGATGCAAAAAGTCATGCACGCAAAGAGTACGATCTTATCAAGGTAAATCACCTAAACATGTGAATTAGAGTACCATGTGTGTTTGTACTTGACAGTGGTCTTCTGAAATGTGAGTTTCTATTTAATTTTAAATTGCACAATTTAAGGTTGTTATGCCATAAGTTCAGGTGACAACATTTCCTAATTTATGGTTAATATTCTTGCACCTGGATACACAAGCACAATCCTGTATTTTGGGAGGAGCAATGGCTTCATACTGCAGTGTAATTTATATTTAAGACTTACCTGGCACTAGTTAAATGGCATGAACATCAATATATAGTCAATGCTGTATATATCTGTTATTTGTTCACTTTGTTAGTCAGTCTGAAATGATGCTAGTAATTCACCATAGTGATATCTGGTGTGTACTATGGAGTACTAGTCAAGCTCTCAGAAGTTGTGGGAAGTATTCCGAGTACATTAATTGTCAGTGAAATAACTGAAGTTATTATGTACAGATTGACCACTAGTTTTCAACAGATTTCTACAATTTAAATGATGCTAGTACCAGGTACGACTTATATATACTAGTTTATGTATTGACCTAGTGGGACAGGTTTGTTCAAGAATATATAGGCTGTACTTGTCCAGTTGTCCTGTGAGATTTGTGTTGTGTTGACAATATTGGCGTCGTTCAACCTGGTAGCATCTATTTGAGATGACTGAAAAATATTTTGGGACATGTTTATGTAATCACACAGAGTACTTTCTTTCTAGTCAAGTAAAGTGTCGCATCCCTCTGTCGATTATGAAACCACATGTTAGATTTTTGCACTGGACATGGCTATGCTGTTGAATACaataagtttccattttattgctTGATATGAACTATTTGGGACTTCTCTAAAATAAGCTTCTCTATTGCAGGAAAACAACATGAATGAAATTAAAAGATTTAATAAAGAGATACGCCAGGATTTGGTGGAGATGATGAAAGGATTTGTAACAAATCAGGTTTAAATTTCTAACTTCAATTCTGAATTGTTTTCTTTGTTGCTGGTTGGACGATCCTCCGAATTCTTTTtaatgaaaattcaaaaaaaaattacatcAGTTAAGAGTAGGTGTCTACTTATTACTTACTCTTTGCTATTTGCAGTAGCTTTATCTTCATAGCTCCATTTCTTTTCTAAAATCAGTACCTGATATTTAACCCAAAATGTTCGAGAATGGATTTTGCACACACACATGGGTCTGGGTGTTTCCGTCACTGTCGATTTATTCCTCAATAACATTACATAAATTTTCCAGTTTGAAACCTCAATTTAGTAATGATGCAATGGGCTAAACTGCCAATGACACTTTGTAAGACATAATTTGTTCTGTATATACTGAAAGGGAAATGGGCTAAACTACTTCACAGGAAACACTTGTATGGTTTCACTACAGGAAGATATGTTGGAAAGTGGATAAGCTGTATTGAGTTATAGGAATATATCAGTACAGCTAAACGTAATGTTAGCTTGGGTAATGGGTACCATAGATAATATGTGAACGATACTTTGGTCCACCGTAGTGCATTGCCAGTACTATAGGTTGCCTTGTTGGCCAATGAGAAGTACATTGCGCCTGGAACTGTTTTAGCTTTGCAACGCTAACTATCAGTAAATACTCTTCTAAAATTCACATTAGGCAACCTAGATGGCGTTgtatttttttgaaaattttataGTAGCAGTAGGTTATACAGTATATTTTATCTGTGGGACACTGTCTTATTTCAGCAGTTTGGAGATCTTTATACATGCAGCATCCCTGCTATACTCTTTGAAGTGAACAATGCATTTAACAGCACCAACAAATTTAATCACTGGAAAAGTTTCATTAAATCGACATACTTGTCTTTTCTCAATATGCAGGTTGAATACTCAGATCAGATTGCTAGTATATGGGCAAAGTTAGCAGAAGAAACAAAAGTATATGCAGATAGGAGAAGCTGAAGTAGGATGTAAATAACACGTGAATTTTGAGCCTCGTATCTGCAGCATCAACATCGGTTACAACATTATTGAGATTCATGCTATCCCTCGGCGGTTTAGGGTATATGTGCAGAAACAGTTTCCACTCCCCGAGATGGTCAAGGATTTTCTTGGAGATAGCTATCTCCGG
Coding sequences within it:
- the LOC127344742 gene encoding sorting nexin 2B, with translation MMAAESSATDNHPADEHLETLAFDSSSPAPAAASTDPLLHPPPSPSSTSPAAANHDAFVHEDGEADFVPVLPTPDAPAIPREPSPEFYQITVSDPRKHEEAATGAAGVIPGSGTYFSYLVTTRIADGGRFCVRRRFRDVVALADRLRATHRGLFVPARPEKSIVEGHVMQRHDFVNQRCVLLQRYLCRVAAHPTVGRSADFHTFLTEPSGIPTSEGESPRYNPATAAAMPTAVTTPTTPAKGGGRDFFGMFKDLKQTVTNGLMAVRPPPVEEETDAKFLAHKAKLEELQQQLTATSLQADSLVKAREDLKTCTAHLGMTFLKLAKFEKDQSTCTSQRSRAADISHFASAAVKVSRCQGRLDAEIVKHLDTIRKYLETMTSVHNAFTDRSNALLNIQNLSSDLFTLHSRVAKLESVSSRGIDQERSRYLKVAELKDTIRTAEDAKSHARKEYDLIKENNMNEIKRFNKEIRQDLVEMMKGFVTNQVEYSDQIASIWAKLAEETKVYADRRS